One Aquamicrobium sp. genomic region harbors:
- a CDS encoding DUF3572 domain-containing protein, producing the protein MDRETAEAIAVAALGFVAADPVLLPRFLAITGIEAGQIRRAAAEPGFLAGVLQFLMAHEPTLTAFCEASGGGSAPVTPAHVAAALAALPFGDDRFEAST; encoded by the coding sequence ATGGACCGCGAAACCGCCGAGGCAATCGCCGTTGCCGCGCTCGGCTTCGTCGCGGCCGATCCCGTGCTCTTGCCGCGCTTCCTCGCCATCACCGGCATCGAGGCCGGGCAGATCCGGCGCGCGGCGGCCGAACCCGGCTTCCTCGCCGGCGTGCTGCAATTCCTGATGGCGCACGAGCCGACGCTGACCGCCTTCTGCGAGGCGAGCGGCGGCGGGTCCGCGCCGGTCACGCCGGCCCATGTCGCGGCCGCGCTTGCGGCCCTCCCCTTCGGCGACGACCGCTTCGAGGCCTCGACATGA
- a CDS encoding response regulator, with product MIVEDNELNMKLFRDLIEASGYETVRTRNGLEALDLARAHKPDLILMDIQLPEVSGLEVTKWLKEDDELHTIPVIAVTAFAMKGDEERIRQGGCEAYISKPISVARFIETIKSYLGDA from the coding sequence ATGATCGTCGAAGACAACGAGCTCAACATGAAGCTCTTCCGCGACCTGATCGAGGCTTCCGGCTACGAGACGGTGCGCACCCGCAACGGGCTGGAGGCGCTCGACCTCGCCCGCGCCCACAAGCCCGACCTCATCCTGATGGACATCCAGCTTCCGGAAGTGTCGGGGCTCGAGGTCACCAAATGGCTGAAGGAGGACGACGAGCTGCACACCATCCCGGTGATCGCGGTCACCGCCTTCGCCATGAAGGGCGACGAGGAGCGCATCCGCCAGGGCGGGTGCGAGGCCTATATTTCCAAGCCGATCTCGGTGGCCCGGTTCATCGAGACGATCAAGTCGTATCTGGGCGACGCCTGA
- a CDS encoding PleD family two-component system response regulator encodes MTARILVVDDVPANVKLLEARLLAEYFEVIPAFSGAEALDACENGRVDVVLLDVMMPDMDGFEVCRRLKNDPATQHIPVVMVTALDQVSDRVRGLEAGADDFLTKPVNDLQLMTRVKSLVRLKTLTDELRLRAATTRNIGIEELLSRRDAVTEAPAHVLLLEERASAAERVAKMLRGRCRLSVAVDPNAAFFQAADGDYDCIIVSTAFSDYDPLRLCSQLRTLDRTRFVPIMLLADQGEDARLARGLELGVNDYLVRPIDQHELIARLVTQIKRKRYNDHLRESVAQTIEMAVTDGLTGLHNRRYLDSHLTTLFERARNRRRPLSLMITDIDRFKAINDTYGHDVGDEVLREFASRLRKNVRGIDLACRMGGEEFVVVMPDTEGPIAEKVAERIRAQIADTPFVVGADRREITVTVSVGVSAMMREADAVEAMMKRADLALYEAKNGGRNRVVAAAA; translated from the coding sequence ATGACCGCCCGTATCCTTGTCGTGGATGACGTCCCGGCGAACGTGAAGCTCTTGGAAGCGCGGCTGCTCGCGGAATATTTCGAGGTCATCCCGGCCTTCAGCGGCGCGGAGGCGCTCGACGCCTGCGAGAACGGCCGGGTCGACGTGGTGCTGCTCGACGTGATGATGCCGGACATGGACGGCTTCGAGGTCTGCCGCCGGTTGAAGAACGATCCGGCGACCCAGCACATCCCCGTGGTGATGGTGACGGCGCTCGACCAGGTCTCCGACCGCGTACGTGGGCTGGAGGCGGGGGCCGACGACTTCCTGACCAAGCCGGTCAACGATTTGCAGCTGATGACGCGGGTGAAGAGCCTGGTGCGGCTGAAGACGCTGACCGACGAGCTGCGGCTGCGCGCCGCCACCACGCGCAACATCGGCATCGAGGAGCTGCTGAGCCGGCGCGACGCGGTGACGGAAGCGCCGGCGCACGTCCTGCTCCTCGAGGAGCGCGCCTCGGCGGCCGAGCGCGTGGCGAAGATGCTGCGCGGCCGCTGCCGGCTCTCGGTGGCGGTCGATCCCAACGCCGCGTTCTTCCAGGCCGCCGACGGCGACTATGACTGCATCATCGTCTCGACGGCCTTTTCCGATTACGACCCGCTCAGGCTATGCTCGCAGCTGCGCACGCTCGACCGCACACGCTTCGTGCCGATCATGCTGCTGGCGGACCAGGGCGAGGACGCGCGGCTGGCGCGCGGGCTGGAGCTCGGCGTCAACGACTATCTGGTGCGCCCCATCGACCAGCACGAGCTGATCGCGCGCCTCGTCACCCAGATCAAGCGCAAGCGCTACAACGACCATCTGCGCGAATCCGTCGCCCAGACCATCGAGATGGCCGTCACCGACGGCCTGACCGGACTGCACAACCGCCGCTATCTCGACAGCCACCTGACGACCCTGTTCGAGCGCGCGCGCAACCGCCGCCGGCCGCTGTCGCTGATGATCACCGATATCGACCGATTCAAGGCGATCAACGACACATACGGCCACGACGTCGGCGACGAGGTGCTGCGCGAGTTCGCCAGCCGCCTGCGCAAGAACGTGCGCGGGATCGATCTCGCCTGCCGCATGGGCGGCGAGGAGTTCGTCGTCGTCATGCCGGACACGGAAGGCCCCATCGCCGAGAAGGTCGCCGAGCGCATCCGCGCCCAGATCGCCGACACGCCCTTCGTCGTCGGCGCCGACAGGCGCGAGATCACGGTGACGGTCAGCGTCGGCGTCTCGGCGATGATGCGCGAGGCGGATGCCGTGGAGGCGATGATGAAGCGCGCGGACCTCGCCCTCTACGAGGCCAAGAACGGCGGCCGCAACCGGGTCGTCGCCGCTGCCGCCTGA
- the rpmG gene encoding 50S ribosomal protein L33, which yields MAKATTIKIKLLSTADTGFFYVTKKNSRTMTEKMTKRKYDPVARKHVEFKETKIK from the coding sequence ATGGCCAAGGCTACGACCATCAAGATCAAGCTTCTGTCCACCGCGGACACCGGCTTCTTCTATGTCACCAAGAAGAACAGCCGCACCATGACCGAGAAGATGACGAAGCGGAAGTACGACCCGGTCGCCCGCAAGCACGTCGAATTCAAGGAAACGAAGATCAAGTAA